GACTGGGCGGAAACCTGGGCGCACTACCTGCACATGATGGATGCGGTCGATACCGCGCTGGGTTTTGGCATGAGTGCCCGCGATATGGATCTGGATTACCAGCCATTTCCGCTGGACACCCTGTACGACCCGCAGCATCCCGGCGGCCCGGCGTTCCTGTCGTTCGTCAACGCCTGGATCGAACTGGCGGGCATGCTCAACGAGCTGTCACGCAGCATGGGGCAACCGGATTTCTACCCGTTCGTTTTGTCGCCGGCGGTCATTACCAAGCTGCATTTCATCCATCTGGTGATTCAGGATGCTGGCGGCAAGGCGGATGAGGCGTTGCAGGCGCAGTGATGAGATGCCATCTGAATCACCGAGTTATTTCATGGGAACGGCCGGGTGACGTCATCCGGTAGGACCGGCTTTAGCCGGGAGGGCGGTCTCCCGGCTAAAGCCGGTCCTACGGATCTTTTGCTACAAGGTCAGCAGCAAACGTCGCTCATATCCGATCCGGCCTTTGTACGCTTCGCCGGTATCGACCCAACCCTGGCCGAGATACAGATTCAGTGCAGGCAGATTATCGGCGTCCACCGAGAGCATTATTTGCGGGATATCCGGCCATTTCGCTCGAACGGCATCTGGCAAACCTTGCAGAAAGACCTTGCCCAGCCCTTTACCTTGAAAGCGTCGATCGATCTGCAGGGCGTGCAGCGTAGCCGAACCCTGAGTCGCCCACGCCGGTAGATACTCCCCACGTTTGAGCATGAAGAATCCTACCGGTTGGTCATCCTCCAGCAGGACGAATCCTTCGATATCAGCAGTCGACCGAATCAGCAGCGTATTCAACGCGCAGTAGATATCGCCCGAGTACGGAATCTGCTCGGGCAAGATCTCCAGCAGATCCAGCTGTTTTCGCTGGGCGTCGGTCAGCGTCTGGTAACTCACAACCTGGTTTTTCATCACTGATTAAACGCACCGTCTGACAGGAAATGTAGTCGGTGCACATTATGGCAATTAGTGCCAAGGACCGCTCAGGTTAAACACCTGCTTTTCCACTGCAGCCAGGGTGTCGCAGCCGTCGCTTAGCAGCATTAGCGCGGCATTGGCCATGTAGCGAACGTCGCAGTCGTCGGCACCTTCCAGACACTCCAGCAGATGCCGCGCCATGCGGATACGTCGGTCAGCGCTGGCAAACAGAAAATCCAATGGTGCCTGGCTGTCGATATGCAGGATGGGCGTGTCGGTGTTGTTGCTTTTGAGCGGGACGAAGCGGGTCATGCTGCACCTCCGCAGTTGGCTGCGGTGAATGGGGCAGGGGGATTGCGGGTGATCTTGAGCATGATTAACGATCTCTCTTTGCTAGTGAGGCTGCCGAAAACTCACTTCCACATGAGTGGGTGGCAGCTGTGCGCGGGTGTGGAAGACCGGTCAAAGAGCAACCCGGCGCACCCGAAGGTGCCCCAGCGCACAGCCGCCATAACGCATCCATCGAACGCCTTAACAGATTCCGATGATGGGTATGACCTCTGTACTCTTTGAACAGCCGGGCTTCCACACCCGATCGCTGATAAGCAGCGACGGCGCGACTATAAAGCTTCGATTGCGCTGCCCGCAACCCGTCCAGCCCCCGTCACACAAGTGCTTGAGCGCTATCGAGTTTTTTATCCGGGTAACGGGTTGTAACTTCGCGTCAGACCGGTACAATGGCGCGGCTTGCCGACAGGCGAGCGTCGTTATGGTGACCCCATCGGTCCCCCCGCAACGATTACCCGTGAACCTGGTCAGATCCGGAAGGAAGCAGCCACAGCGGGAACATTGTGTGCCGGGGTGTGGCTGGTGGGGTTGCCTCCATAACGCCCCTTCGTACTATCAGAATTCCTTCGCCATACCCCCAAAAATTCTCTGGCAATACCATGGACAGCATCGTCCAGACTCATTAGCGTCTCGCATAAAGCTACTTCGCCATGGGAATTTTGCCGTGAACCGAATCCAACATTTGCAGCTGATGGCCGACTACAACCGCTGGATGAACGACAAGGTGTATCAGGCTGCGGCAGGCCTTCCCTGCGAAGAACTGTGCGCCGACCGCAAGGCATTTTTCGGTTCGATCATCGGCACGCTGAATCATCTGGTTGTCGCCGATACCATCTGGCTCAAGCGCTTTGCCCGCCATTCGGCCGGGCACAAAAGCCTTGAGTCGATCACCTGCCTGGAAGATCCGCAGGCCCTGAGTCAGTTGCTGTTCACCGAGCTGGACGCGCTGCTGGCCCGGCGACAGCTGCTTGATCAGGTGATTGTCGAGTGGACCGCCGCATTGACCGAGGCAGACCTGGACACGGTGATGGCGTACAGCAATACAACCGGGATCAAGGCCGAGCGTAATTTCTACGGTCTGCTCGTCCACTTTTTCAATCACCAGACGCACCATCGCGGGCAGGCAACGACGCTGCTCACGCAAGCAGGCGTCGATGTCGGTTCGACGGATTTGCTGGCGCTGGTGCCCAATTTCGTCGCCTGAAACAGCGGGAGGGGGGAAGGGCTTTTGGGAGAGGACTTGTCCTCGATAGCAGTGGTTCAGGCAGATCGCGGTTGGCCGGGCTGACCTCTTCGGGGACAAGTCCCCTCCTACCGGTCTTGCGCAGGCCGGTAGGACCGGACTTGTCCGGGAAGGCGTGATCGGGGACAAGTCCTCTCCCACAGGGAATGGCATAACCAGGCATCAAACTCTGCAACAAAGTATCTACAGATCCTTAAGCCACTGCGCCACGTCGAAGGATGGACACGCCTTGATGAATTCGTTCGGGGTAATTTTGCCGTCGCCGTTCTTGTCGGGTGACAGGTCGCGGTGACCAAGAATCTTCGCCTGCGGATAACGTTTTCCCAGCTCGCGCAATAGGGGCTCAAGGGTGGCGAATTGTGCCGGGGTGAAGTTGTTCTCGGGCTTGTTGTTCGCATCCACGCCGCCTGCCAGACAAACGCCGATGGAATTGCTGTTGTGCCCGCGCACATGGGCACCGATGGCGCTTTCCGGGCGACCGGTTTCCAGTTCGCCGTTGCGACGGATGACGTAGTGATAACCCACGGTGTCGAAGCCGCGCTGGATATGCCATTGCGTAATGTCGCGCACGCCAATGTCGGCTGAGGCTTTGGTCGCCGAGCAGTGGACGACGATCAGGTCGGTGCTGTC
This genomic window from Pseudomonas sp. G.S.17 contains:
- a CDS encoding DinB family protein, which encodes MNRIQHLQLMADYNRWMNDKVYQAAAGLPCEELCADRKAFFGSIIGTLNHLVVADTIWLKRFARHSAGHKSLESITCLEDPQALSQLLFTELDALLARRQLLDQVIVEWTAALTEADLDTVMAYSNTTGIKAERNFYGLLVHFFNHQTHHRGQATTLLTQAGVDVGSTDLLALVPNFVA
- a CDS encoding GNAT family N-acetyltransferase; protein product: MKNQVVSYQTLTDAQRKQLDLLEILPEQIPYSGDIYCALNTLLIRSTADIEGFVLLEDDQPVGFFMLKRGEYLPAWATQGSATLHALQIDRRFQGKGLGKVFLQGLPDAVRAKWPDIPQIMLSVDADNLPALNLYLGQGWVDTGEAYKGRIGYERRLLLTL
- a CDS encoding N-acetylmuramoyl-L-alanine amidase, coding for MNPATATAPTPTFKDRDSTDLIVVHCSATKASADIGVRDITQWHIQRGFDTVGYHYVIRRNGELETGRPESAIGAHVRGHNSNSIGVCLAGGVDANNKPENNFTPAQFATLEPLLRELGKRYPQAKILGHRDLSPDKNGDGKITPNEFIKACPSFDVAQWLKDL